In one window of Camelina sativa cultivar DH55 chromosome 15, Cs, whole genome shotgun sequence DNA:
- the LOC104745222 gene encoding serine carboxypeptidase-like 7 isoform X2: MANDYVSSSVLLLLLILFIFFYGQRTDSASIVESLPGFDGPLPFELETGYIGVGEEEEVQLFYYFIKSERNPKEDPLLLWLSGGPGCSSISGLLYENGPLTVKLEVYNGTLPSLVSTTYSWTKVSSIIYLDQPVGTGFSYSRTQLVDKPSDSGEAKRIHEFLHKWLGKHQEFLSNPFYVTGDSYSGKVIPALVQEISKGKYLCCKPPINLQGYVLGNPLTESEIDINHRIPYAHGMALISDELYESMKRICKGEYINVDPRNTECLKLVEEYEKCINRIFEAHIITPYCEENQETPPDSYTYRYVLTTYWANYESVHRALHVNKGSIGEWVRCSKKKPYTYDIKSSIPYHMNNSIDGYPSLIFSGDHDLTVPFLATQAWIRSLNYSLIDDWRPWMIGDQIGGYTRTYANKMTFATIKGGGHTPEYKPEESSIMFQRWISGQPL; the protein is encoded by the exons ATGGCTAACGACTACGTTTCCTCCTctgttctgcttcttcttcttattctctttatcttcttctacgGTCAGCGTACTGATTCTGCCTCCATCGTCGAGTCTCTTCCTGGTTTTGATGGTCCCCTTCCTTTTGAGCTCGAAACCGG GTATATTGGTGTTGGCGAGGAAGAGGAAGTGCAACTGTTTTACTATTTCATAAAGTCTGAGAGGAATCCAAAAGaagatcctcttcttctctggttAAGTGGAGGACCTGGCTGCTCTTCTATCTCTGGTCTTCTTTATGAGAATG GGCCTCTGACTGTGAAGCTTGAGGTTTACAATGGAACTCTTCCTTCCTTGGTCTCTACGACATATTCATGGACTAAG gttTCGAGTATAATATATTTGGATCAGCCTGTTGGAACTGGCTTTTCCTACTCAAGAACTCAACTTGTTGATAAACCCAGTGATTCAGGAGAAGCTAAGAGGATCCATGAGTTTCTTCACAAG TGGCTAGGTAAGCATCAAGAGTTTCTCTCCAACCCATTCTATGTCACTGGAGATTCTTATTCCGGTAAGGTCATCCCGGCACTCGTTCAAGAAATCTCAAAAG GAAAATATTTATGTTGCAAGCCTCCAATAAATCTTCAG GGCTATGTTCTTGGAAACCCATTAACAGAAAGTGAAATTGATATTAACCATCGCATTCCATATGCTCATGGAATGGCACTGATCTCAGATGAACTCTATGAG TCAATGAAGAGAATCTGCAAAGGAGAATATATAAATGTTGATCCACGTAACACAGAATGCTTGAAACTCGTGGAAGAATATGAAAAG TGCATTAATAGAATATTCGAAGCACATATAATAACGCCATACTGTGAAGAGAATCAAGAAACACCTCCTGATTCCTAT ACGTATCGGTATGTGTTAACAACCTACTGGGCCAATTATGAGAGTGTGCATAGAGCTCTTCATGTCAATAAG GGGAGTATAGGGGAGTGGGTGCGTTGTTCTAAGAAGAAACCTTACACATATGACATTAAAAGCAGTATACCGTACCATATGAATAACAGCATCGATGGCTATCCTTCTCTCATCTTCAG TGGTGACCACGACTTGACGGTGCCTTTCCTTGCAACGCAAGCTTGGATTAGGTCTCTTAATTATTCTCTCATTGATGACTGGAGACCTTGGATGATAGGCGATCAAATCGGGGG ATACACGAGGACTTATGCCAATAAGATGACATTTGCTACAATCAAA GGAGGAGGACACACACCAGAGTACAAACCAGAGGAGTCTTCTATCATGTTCCAAAGGTGGATTAGTGGACAGCCTCTCTAA
- the LOC104745221 gene encoding putative F-box only protein 15: protein MAPSNHFSLPSELIEEILYRTPVESLLRFKATCKQWCTLISSDKRFMHNHLDHSPEQFIRIDDDQTVQIMDPVTRILSESPIPYEFRNPFPVSSMVHCDGLMLCVCDDLNNGRVRYGNLAVWNPFLKNIKWIQPSVCYWGTDYFGFGYDKASRHNYKILRFSGDVSFSRVEESDPRKCEIYDFDSVSWRSIDAEFGVDVDTDCVGVSVEGSMYWIAQKKESEFFILCFDFSLETFTDVCVCPPFWDTRRLGCFNGDRLSLLTQDEESMEIHVWVTKKLSDVVVSFSKYFSVTRSDLPALQFHGDMALPGYFIGKKRNIMAWCEGDEEEDDKLYTCITFYEIDQGGVRKQIETGRHGLSEYNDPLICSYGYVPSLIPVPK from the coding sequence ATGGCTCCCTCGAATCATTTTTCGTTGCCGTCTGAGTTAATTGAAGAGATACTTTACAGGACTCCGGTTGAATCATTACTCCGATTCAAAGCGACGTGCAAGCAATGGTGCACTCTCATAAGCAGCGACAAGAGATTCATGCACAATCACTTAGATCACTCTCCCGAACAATTCATAAGAATCGATGACGATCAGACGGTTCAAATCATGGATCCGGTGACCAGAATCCTCTCAGAATCACCAATCCCATACGAATTTCGTAATCCGTTCCCGGTTTCTAGTATGGTTCACTGCGATGGACTAATGCTGTGTGTATGTGATGATCTGAATAACGGACGAGTAAGATACGGCAATCTCGCAGTTTGGAATCCATTTCTGAAGAATATTAAATGGATCCAACCGTCGGTTTGTTACTGGGGAACTGATTACTTCGGGTTTGGTTACGACAAGGCTTCTCGTCAtaactacaaaatcttgagatttTCTGGTGATGTGTCTTTTAGTCGTGTTGAAGAATCAGATCCTCGAAAGTGTGAGATCTATGATTTCGACTCTGTTTCGTGGAGAAGTATTGATGCAGAGTTTGGTGTGGATGTAGATACGGATTGCGTAGGTGTATCTGTGGAGGGTAGTATGTACTGGATTGCACAAAAGAAGGAATCAGAGTTTTTTATTCTATGTTTTGACTTCTCCTTGGAAACATTCACGGACGTGTGCGTTTGTCCTCCCTTTTGGGATACTCGAAGATTAGGATGTTTTAATGGAGATAGACTGTCTTTGTTAACACAAGATGAAGAATCGATGGAGATTCACGTGTGGGTGACAAAAAAGTTGAGTGACGTTGTTGTTTCCTTTAGCAAATATTTCTCTGTGACTCGCTCTGATCTTCCGGCCTTACAGTTCCATGGTGATATGGCTCTTCCGGGATACTTCATTGGCaagaaaagaaatatcatgGCATGGTGTgagggagatgaagaagaagatgataagttGTATACTTGCATCACTTTTTACGAAATTGATCAAGGTGgtgtaagaaaacaaattgagaCTGGACGACATGGACTCAGTGAGTACAATGACCCGTTGATTTGTAGCTATGGTTATGTTCCAAGTCTGATTCCGGTTCCAAAATAA